A stretch of Microtus pennsylvanicus isolate mMicPen1 chromosome 5, mMicPen1.hap1, whole genome shotgun sequence DNA encodes these proteins:
- the Pkia gene encoding cAMP-dependent protein kinase inhibitor alpha isoform X1, producing MLWPATQSGASPPAARTECAAPAGDDFIRPARSSQRQQQLQVGRGPQEPVDPSTRGRSAGLQPRAARRASSSRSFLNIKV from the coding sequence ATGCTGTGGCCTGCGACCCAGAGCGGAGCGTCTCCCCCCGCGGCTCGCACGGAGTGCGCTGCTCCGGCGGGGGATGACTTCATTCGGCCCGCCAGGAGTAGCcagcggcagcagcagctgcaggtgGGGCGGGGGCCGCAGGAGCCCGTAGATCCCAGCACACGCGGACGGTCGGCCGGACTGCAGCCTAGGGCAGCGAGACGCGCCTCTTCATCCCGAAG